The genomic DNA TTGTGCTGCCGTCGGGCAAGAGCAGCCGCGTCAAATCCATCGTCACCTTCGAAGGTGAACTGGAACACGCAGGCCCAGGCCAGGCCGTGACGCTGACCATGGAAGACGAAATCGACATCTCCCGTGGCGACCTGCTGGTGCATGCCGACAACGTGCCGCAGGTGACCGACGCCTTCGACGCCATGCTGGTGTGGATGGGCGAAGAGCCGATGCTGCCGGGCAAGAAGTACGACATCAAGCGCGCCACCAGCTATGTGCCGGGTTCCATCACCAGCATCGTGCACCGCGTGGACGTGAACACCCTGGCCGAAGGCCCGGCGAGCTCCCTGCAGCTGAACGAGATTGGCCGGGTCAAGGTCAGCCTCGACGCCGCCATCGCCCTGGACGGTTACGACAGCAACCGCACCACCGGTGCATTTATCGTCATTGACCGTTTGACCAACGGCACCGTGGCCGCGGGCATGATCATCGCGCCGCCGGTCAGCCACGGCGGTTCTGCACAACACGGCAATTTGGCCCATGTGGCCACCGAAGAGCGCGCACTGCGTTTCGGCCAGCAACCGGCCACCGTGCTGTTCAGCGGCCTGTCGGGCGCGGGCAAAAGCACCCTGGCCTACGCGGTTGAGCGCAAGCTGTTCGACATGGGCCGCGCAGTGTTTGTGCTGGATGGTCAGAACCTGCGCCACGACCTGAACAAGGGGTTGCCGCAGGACCGTGCCGGGCGCACCGAGAACTGGCGTCGTGCCGCTCACGTGGCGCGTCAGTTCAACGAAGCGGGCTTGCTGACCCTGGCCGCATTTGTGGCCCCGGATGCCGAAGGCCGCGAACAGGCCAAGGCGCTGATCGGCAGCGATCGCCTGCTGACCGTGTACGTGCAGGCGTCGCCATTGGTGTGTGCCGAGCGTGATCCGCAAGGGCTGTACGCGGCTGGCGGGGATAACATCCCTGGCGAGTCCTTCCCGTACGACGTGCCGTTGAATGCCGATCTGGTGATCGACACCCAGGCCCTGTCGCTGGAAGACAGCGTCAAGCAAGTGCTGGAGCTGTTGCGCAAGCGCGGCGCGATCTAAACCTCGCTGCCAAAAAAAAGCCCGCCACCGAGCATTCGGTGGCGGGCTTTTTACATTCCCATGTTCGTACTCGGTCAAGGAGGGAGCTGGCTTGCCTGCGATAGCGGTGGTTCAGCTGTGCATATATCAACTGACAGGCCGCTATCTCAGGCAAGCCAGCTCCCACATTTTGATCACTTTTTGTCTGGGAAATCGGTGTGCAGCCTATCCAGCAAACGGTCCTTGTCTTCCCACAGCCGGTTGATCCAGCCCTGGAACGCCGTCCGATACTCCCCATCCTGCTCATAATTCTTGCCAATGAACCCGGCCGGGATCTGCACCTCTTCAAACTGCACCACCACGTCCTTCACATTCCCGCACAACAAATCCCAATACCCTGGGCGTCCGGCGGGGTAGTGAATGGTCACGTTCACCAGTGACTTCAACTGCTCGCCCATGGCATCCAGCACAAACGCAATCCCGCCAGCCTTGGGCTTGAGCAGATACTTAAACGGTGATTTCTGCTGAGCGTGCTTACCGGGCGTAAACCGCGTGCCCTCGGCGAAGTTGAAAATGCCTACCGGGTTGTCACGAAACTTCGCACAGGTCTTGCGGGTGGTTTCCAGGTCTTTGCCTTTCTTCTCCGGGTGTTTTTCCAGATAGGCCTTGGTGTAGCGCTTCATGAACGGAAAGCCCAGCGCCCACCAGGCCAAGCCAATCACCGGCACCCAGATCAGCTCCTGCTTGAGGAAAAACTTCAGCGGGCGAACTCGCCGGTTGAGCACGTATTGCAGCACCATGATGTCGACCCAGCTCTGGTGGTTGCTGGTCACCAAGTACGAGTGCTGATAGTCCAGCCCCTCAAGCCCGCTGATGTGCCAGCGCGTGCGCCGCACCAGGTTCATCCAGCCCTTGTTATTGGTCACCCAGGCTTCATGGGTATGGTTCATCAGCCATTCGCTGAAACGCTTGGCAAACGGCAGCGCCTTGAACAACGCGACGATGAACAGGAACGAGCACAGCAAAATCGTATTGAGCGCGAGCAACAACGATGCGATCACCCCGCGCACGGCGGCAGGCAAAAAAACCAGCATTTAGATATCCATAGGTCGGTTGGCGGCTTGGATCGCAGTCAGCGCGATGGTGTACACGATGTCATCGACCTGAGCGCCCCGCGGCAAATCATTCACCGGTTTGCGCAGGCCTTGCAGCATCGGGCCGAGGCTCACGCAGTCGGCGCTGCGTTGCACGGCTTTGTGGGTGGTGTTGCCGGTGTTCAAGTCCGGGAACACAAACACCGTGGCCTTGCCCGCGACCTGGCTGTTGGGCGCCAATTGTCGCGCCACGGTTTCGTTCGCGGCGGCATCGTATTGCAGCGGGCCGTCGATCAGCAGCGAGCTTTGTTGTTCGTGGGCAAGCAGCGTGGCTTCGCGGACTTTTTCCACTTCTTCGCCGCTGGCCGAATCGCCGCTGGAATAGCTGATCATCGCCACGCGTGGGGTGATGCCGAACGCCGCCGCCGAGTCGGCGCTTTGCAAGGCAATCTCTGCTAGCTCAGCCGCGCTCGGGTGCGGGTTCATCACGCAGTCGCCGTACACCAGCACCTGCTCGGGGAACAGCATGAAGAATACCGACGACACCAAGGTGCAGCCCGGCGCCGTCTTGATCAACTGCAGGGCAGGGCGGATGGTGTTGGCAGTGGAATGAATGACGCCGGATACCAGGCCGTCCACTTCATCCAGGGCGAGCATCATGGTGGCGATCACCACGGTGTCTTCCAGTTGCTGCTCGGCCATCGGCGCGTTGAGGCTCTTGCTCTTGCGCAGGGCCACCATGGGTTCGACGTAGCGTTGGCGAATCAGGTCCGGGTCGAGAATCTCCAGGCCTTCGGGCAATTCGATGCCCTGGGCGCGGGCAACGGCTTCCACGTCAGCCGGCTTGGCCAGCAACACGCAGCGGGCAATGCCCCGTGCCTGGCAAATGGCAGCAGCCTGTACGGTCAGCGGCTCGCTGCCTTCGGGCAGCACGATGCGCTTGTTGGCAGCCTGGGCGCGCTGAACCAATTGGTACCGGAACACGGCGGGCGACAGGCGCATCTCCCGTGGCGTGCCGCAACGCTGGTGCAGCCAGCGCGCATCGAGGTGGCTGGCGACGAAATCGGTGATGATTTCCGCGCGCTCGCGGTCATCGATGGGGATTTCCTTGTTGAGGCTGTTGAGCTGGTTCGCCGTGTCGTAGGAGCCGGTGCTCACCGACAGCACCGGCAGGCCGGCCTGGAACGCGCCACGGCAGAGGTCCATGATGCGCGGGTCGGGCAGGGTGTCACTGGTCAGCAGCAGGCCGGCGAGCGGCACGCCGTTAATGGCGGCCAGGCTGACGGCGAGGATGATGTCGTCGCGGTCGCCCGGTGTCACCACCAGCACGCCGGGCTTGAGCAGCTCCACGGTGTTGCGCATGGTGCGCGCGCAGATGATGATTTTGGTCATGCGCCGGCTTTCGTAGTCGCCGGCGTTGAGGATCTGTGCGCCCATCAGGTCGGCTACGTCGCGGGTGCGCGGGGCGTTGAGTTCGGGTTGATACGGGATGCAACCGAGCAGGCGGAAATCGCCGCTGCGCAACAACGGTGAATGCTCTTTGAGGCGCGCCGAGAAGGCTTCCATGCTTTCGTCGGTGCGCACCTTGTTGAGAATCACGCCGAGCACTTTCGGGTCTTTCGGACCGCCAAACAGCTGGGCCTGCAATTCAACCCGGCCGGAGAGCTCCGTGAGCACCTCGTTTTCCGGTGCGGAGACGAGGATCACTTCCGCATCCAGGCTCTTGGCCAGGTGCAGGTTGACCCGCGCGGCATAGCTGGCGCTGCGGGTCGGCACCATGCCTTCAACGATCAGCACGTCCTTGCCCACGGCGGCTTGCTGATACAGGGTGATGATTTCTTCGAGCAGTTCGTCGAGCTGGCCGTCGCCGAGCATGCGTTCGACGTGCGCCAGGCCCAGAGGCTGCGGCGGTTTCAGGCCGTGGGTGCGCGCCACCAGTTCGGTGGAACGCTCAGGGCCGGTGTCGCCCGGGTGCGGCTGGGCAATCGGTTTGAAGAAACCGACTTTCAGCCCGGCCCGTTCAAGGGTACGCACCAGCCCAAGGCTGATGGAGGTCAGACCCACACCAAAATCGGTGGGCGCGATAAAAAAAGTCTGCATGCGAATTCTCTGGAGGTGCATGGCTTGGGTGGCACCCTATGGCTGGGTGCCTACCGCGAATCAGGTGCCAAGGTTATCGTTATTCGCGCGCTTGCGCACACCAGCCGCAAGCAAAGGGTTGACCTATTTTTTCAAGGCGTTGCGCCGCATCGAGCACCCATGCGCGCGACTGCCAGGGTGGCTGGTGGCGCAGGTGCTGGGTATGCCCGCAGGACAGCTCGGCAACCCAGTGCAGGTCTTCGTCCTGGTGGAAGCCAATGATGAAGGATGCCGTTGATCGGCCCCGTCTGTCCGGGTTCTGTTCGCTTTCGGGCAAATCCTTGTTTAGACTTGTCCGTTCTTCATTCTTATGCAAAAGGTCTCGCCCCATGACGATCGCCGCTAACAAGGCTGTCTCCATCGACTATACCCTGACCAACGACGCTGGTGAGGTCATCGACAGCTCAGCCGGCGGCGCGCCGCTGGTCTACCTGCAAGGCGCAGGTAACATCATCCCGGGCCTGGAAAAGGCGCTGGAAGGCAAGAACGTCGGTGACGAACTGACCGTTGCCGTAGAACCTGAAGATGCCTACGGCGAGTACTCGGCCGAACTGGTCAGCACCCTGAGCCGCAGCATGTTCGAAGGCGTTGACGAGCTGGAAGTGGGTATGCAGTTCCACGCTTCCGCGCCGGACGGTCAAATGCAGATCGTCACCATCCGTGACCTGGACGGCGACGACGTGACCGTCGACGGCAACCACCCTCTGGCTGGCCAGCGCCTGAACTTTCAGGTGAAGATCGTCGCCATCCGCGACGCTTCCCAGGAAGAAGTGGCTCACGGCCACGTCCACGGTGAAGGTGGTCACCACCATTGATTGCGGTTTGATCAATCGGTAGCAAAAAGCCCCGACTGGTTCGGGGCTTTTTTTGTGCCTGGGAATGTATGCGGTCAAAAAATGTGGGAGCGGGCTTGCCCGCTCCCACATTCTGTTCTGTGTGCGTCAAATATGAGGCGCAAACAAAAATGCCCCGGACCTTTCGATCCGGGGCATTTCTTAACTGTTACGCAACCTGGGTTACGTGGCAGTTGTTACCACTCAGGCTGCTGCAGCGACGTTCAGAGCCTTGATGTGGCCATTCAGGCGGCTCTTATGACGAGCGGCCTTGTTCTTGTGGATGATGCCTTTATCGGCCATACGGTCGATAACAGGCACAGCCAGAACGTAAGCTGCTTGAGCTTTTTCAGCGTCTTTGGTGTCGATGGCTTTAACTACATTCTTGATGTAGGTACGAACCATGGAACGCAGGCTGGCGTTGTGGCTGCGACGCTTCTCAGCCTGTTTTGCACGTTTTTTGGCGGAAGGTGTGTTGGCCACCGTCGAGCTCCTCGAAAGACTTTTTAGGAAATAGCAAACAAAATAGGCCGCGAATCATGCCGATGACTTGATGGGTTGTCAAGGGCGGCTGATGCGAACTGCTGAGTGGTCGATCTGAAGAGGCGGGTGATTTATTTCCGGCGCTTGACCTGTAAACTCGCGAGCTTTGGCTCTGTGCTGTTGCAGGCGCGCAGTATCGCATAAGTAGGCGCTTTGTTCGCCTGCTGTTTATCTAATAGGCGCAAACTCTTTCAATGAACCTCCTCAAATCGTTGGCTGCCGTCAGCTCTATCACGATGATCTCCCGGGTTTTGGGCTTCGTGCGTGACACCCTGCTGGCACGCATTTTCGGCGCCAGCATGGCCACGGATGCGTTCTTTATTGCCTTTAAGTTGCCCAACCTGTTGCGGCGGATCTTTGCCGAGGGCGCGTTTTCCCAGGCATTCGTGCCGATCCTGGCCGAATACAAAACCCAGCAAGGCGAGGAGGCGACCCGCACCTTTATCGCCTATGTCTCGGGTTTGCTGACCCTGGTACTGATGCTGGTGACCATCGCCGGCATGCTCGCCGCACCCTGGGTGATCTGGGCGACGGCGCCCGGTTTTGCCAATACGCCGGAAAAGTTCGCGCTGACCACTGATCTGCTGCGCGTGACCTTTCCTTATATATTGCTGATATCCCTGTCATCCCTCGCCGGGGCGATCCTCAACACCTGGAACCGCTTCTCGGTGCCCGCCTTCGTGCCGACGCTGTTGAACGTCAGCATGATCATTTTCGCGCTGTTCCTCACGCCGTACTTCGACCCGCCCGTCATGGCCCTGGGCTGGGCGGTGCTGGCCGGTGGTCTTGCGCAGTTGCTCTACCAACTGCCACACCTGAAAAAAATCGGCATGCTCGTGCTGCCGCGCCTGAACCTCAAGGACACCGGCGTGTGGCGCGTAATGCGCAACATGTTGCCGGCGATCCTGGGGGTGTCGGTGAGCCAGATTTCCCTGATCATCAACACCGCGTTCGCTTCGCTGCTGGTCTCGGGCTCGGTGTCGTGGATGTACTATGCCGACCGCCTGATGGAGTTGCCGTCCGGTGTGCTGGGCGTGGCGTTGGGCACTATTTTGCTGCCAACCCTGTCGCGCACCTACGCCAGCAAGGACCGCCAGGAATACTCGCGCATCCTCGATTGGGGCCTGCGCCTGTGCTTCGTACTGGTATTGCCATGTTCCCTGGCACTGGGGATTCTGGCTGAGCCGCTGACTGTATCGCTGTTCCAATACGGCCAATTCAGCGCGTTTGACGCCTCCATGACCCAGCGCGCGCTGATCGCCTATTCCGTCGGTCTGCTCGGCATCATTGTGATCAAAGTGCTGGCGCCGGGCTTCTATGCCCAGCAAAACATCCGTACGCCGGTGAAAATCGCCGTATTCACGCTGATCGTCACGCAATTGCTCAATCTGGTATTTATCGGCCCACTGGCCCATGCCGGGTTGGCCCTGGCGATCAGCGCCGGGGCGTGCATCAACGCCGGTTTGCTGTTCTATCAACTGCGCAAGCAGCAAATGTTTCAGCCACAGCCGGGCTGGGGGATGTTTGCCCTCAAGCTTTTGGTGGCGGTAGGGGCGATGTCCGCCGTGCTGCTGGGCTTGATGCACTTCATGCCCGCCTGGGACGAAGGCCACATGCTGGAGCGCTTTATGCGCCTTGGCCTGTTGGTAGTCGTCGGTGTGGTGGTGTACTTCGGAATGTTGCTGTTGCAAGGCTTCCGCCTGCGGGATTTCAATCGCAAGTCGTTGGGGTAGAGACTTTGCCGCGATAAAACGGTTGTTTTATCGATTCGATCCATTTGGCCTGTTCTGTTGCCTGTCGTCCGGGGCCGGGTGTGGTTATAATCGACCACTTTATGAGCAAGAAGCGCGTTATGCAGCTGGTTCGAGGTCTCCACAACCTGCGCCCCGAGCATCGGGGCTGCGTCGCCACTATTGGCAACTTTGACGGTGTTCACCGTGGCCACCAGGCTATCCTGGGCCGGCTGCGTGAACGTGCGGTCGAGTTGGGCGTGCCCAGCTGCGTGGTGATTTTTGAGCCGCAGCCACGGGAATATTTCACCCCCGAGACCGCGCCGGCTCGCCTGGCCCGCTTGCGGGACAAGCTACAGTTATTGGCCGAGGAGGGCGTGGACCGTGTCCTTTGCCTGGCCTTTAACCAGCGCCTGCAAAGCCTGAGTGCCGCCGAGTTCGTCGACCGTATCCTGGTCGATGGCCTGGGCGTACAGCACCTGGAGGTCGGTGACGACTTTCGTTTCGGCTGCGACCGCGTGGGCGATTTCGATTTCCTGCAACACGCAGGCGTCAACCAGGGTTTTACCGTCGAAGCCGCGCAAACCGTCGAACTGGACGGCCTGCGCGTGAGCAGTACCCAGGTGCGTAACGCCCTGGCCGCTGCCGACTTCGCCCTCGCCGAGCGCTTGCTCGGTCGCCCGTTCCGCATTGCCGGGCGGGTTCTGCACGGCCAGAAGCTGGCGCGCCAACTGGGCACGCCAACCGCCAACGTGCAACTCAAGCGCCGCCGTGTGCCGCTGACCGGGGTTTACCTCGTCAGCGTCGACATCGACGGCCAATCGTGGCCGGGAGTCGCCAATATAGGCGTCAGGCCCACGGTTGCAGGTGATGGCAAGGCCCACCTGGAAGTACACCTTCTGGATTTTGCCGGTGATTTGTATGACCGGCGTTTGACGGTGGTTTTCCACCAAAAGCTGCGTGAAGAGCAGCGTTTCGCCTCCCTTGAGGCGTTGAAAACGGCGATCAATGCGGATGTCGCCGCCGCCCGTGCACTAGCCGCACCTAGCGCCCATCGCTAACCGAAGAGCCTTAAATGACCGACTATAAAGCCACGCTAAACCTTCCGGACACCGCCTTCCCAATGAAGGCCGGCCTGCCACAGCGCGAACCGCAGATCCTGCAGCGCTGGGACAGTATTGGCCTGTACGGAAAGTTGCGCGAAATTGGCAAGGATCGTCCGAAGTTCGTCCTGCACGACGGCCCTCCTTATGCCAACGGCACGATTCACATCGGTCATGCGCTGAACAAAATTCTCAAGGACATGATCCTGCGCTCGAAAACCCTTTCGGGCTTCGACGCACCGTATGTTCCGGGCTGGGACTGCCATGGCCTGCCGATCGAACACAAGGTCGAAGTGACCTACGGCAAGAACCTGGGCGCGGACAAAACCCGCGAACTGTGCCGTGCCTACGCCACCGAGCAGATCGAAGGGCAGAAGTCCGAATTCATCCGCCTGGGCGTGCTGGGCGAGTGGGACAACCCGTACAAAACCATGAACTTCAAGAACGAGGCCGGCGAAATCCGTGCCTTGGCCGAGATCGTCAAGGGCGGTTTCGTGTTCAAGGGCCTCAAGCCCGTGAACTGGTGCTTTGACTGCGGTTCGGCCCTGGCTGAAGCGGAAGTCGAGTACGAAGACAAAAAGTCGTCGACCATCGACGTGGCTTTCCCGATCGCCGACGAGGCCAAACTGGCCGAGGCTTTTGGCCTCGCGTCGCTGGCCAAGCCTGCCGCCATCGTGATCTGGACCACCACCCCGTGGACCATTCCGGCCAACCAGGCGCTGAACGTGCATCCGGAGTTCACCTACGCCCTGGTGGACGTCGGTGATCGCCTGCTGGTACTGGCCGAGGAAATGGTTGAAGCCTGCCTGGCCCGTTACGAGCTGCAAGGTTCGGTCATCGCCACGACCACTGGCTCGGCACTGGAACTGATCAACTTCCGTCACCCGTTCTATGACCGCCTGTCGCCGGTTTACCTGGCTGATTACGTCGAGCTGGGCTCCGGCACGGGGGTGGTTCACTCCGCGCCGGCCTATGGCGTGGACGACTTTGTAACCTGCAAAGCCTACGGCATGGTCAACGACGACATCCTCAACCCGGTGCAAAGCAATGGCGTGTACGCGCCGTCGCTGGAGTTCTTCGGTGGCCAGTTCATCTTCAAGGCCAACGAACCGATCATCGACAAGCTGAAGGAAGTCGGTTCGCTGCTGCACACCGAAACCATCAAGCACAGCTACATGCACTGCTGGCGCCACAAGACCCCGTTGATCTACCGCGCCACCGCGCAGTGGTTCATCGGCATGGACAAAGAGCCAACCAGCGGCGACACCCTGCGTG from Pseudomonas tolaasii NCPPB 2192 includes the following:
- the cysN gene encoding sulfate adenylyltransferase subunit CysN gives rise to the protein MSHVSDLISEDILAYLGQHERKEMLRFLTCGNVDDGKSTLIGRLLHDSKMIYEDHLEAITRDSKKSGTTGDDIDLALLVDGLQAEREQGITIDVAYRYFSTAKRKFIIADTPGHEQYTRNMATGASTCDLAIILIDARYGVQTQTRRHSFIASLLGIKHIVVAVNKMDINGFDQNVFEQIKADYLKFAEGIAFKPSTLAFVPMSALKGDNVVNKSERSPWYTGQSLMEILETVEIANDRNYTDLRFPVQYVNRPNLNFRGFAGTLASGIVHKGDEVVVLPSGKSSRVKSIVTFEGELEHAGPGQAVTLTMEDEIDISRGDLLVHADNVPQVTDAFDAMLVWMGEEPMLPGKKYDIKRATSYVPGSITSIVHRVDVNTLAEGPASSLQLNEIGRVKVSLDAAIALDGYDSNRTTGAFIVIDRLTNGTVAAGMIIAPPVSHGGSAQHGNLAHVATEERALRFGQQPATVLFSGLSGAGKSTLAYAVERKLFDMGRAVFVLDGQNLRHDLNKGLPQDRAGRTENWRRAAHVARQFNEAGLLTLAAFVAPDAEGREQAKALIGSDRLLTVYVQASPLVCAERDPQGLYAAGGDNIPGESFPYDVPLNADLVIDTQALSLEDSVKQVLELLRKRGAI
- a CDS encoding acyltransferase, with product MLVFLPAAVRGVIASLLLALNTILLCSFLFIVALFKALPFAKRFSEWLMNHTHEAWVTNNKGWMNLVRRTRWHISGLEGLDYQHSYLVTSNHQSWVDIMVLQYVLNRRVRPLKFFLKQELIWVPVIGLAWWALGFPFMKRYTKAYLEKHPEKKGKDLETTRKTCAKFRDNPVGIFNFAEGTRFTPGKHAQQKSPFKYLLKPKAGGIAFVLDAMGEQLKSLVNVTIHYPAGRPGYWDLLCGNVKDVVVQFEEVQIPAGFIGKNYEQDGEYRTAFQGWINRLWEDKDRLLDRLHTDFPDKK
- the pta gene encoding phosphate acetyltransferase, coding for MQTFFIAPTDFGVGLTSISLGLVRTLERAGLKVGFFKPIAQPHPGDTGPERSTELVARTHGLKPPQPLGLAHVERMLGDGQLDELLEEIITLYQQAAVGKDVLIVEGMVPTRSASYAARVNLHLAKSLDAEVILVSAPENEVLTELSGRVELQAQLFGGPKDPKVLGVILNKVRTDESMEAFSARLKEHSPLLRSGDFRLLGCIPYQPELNAPRTRDVADLMGAQILNAGDYESRRMTKIIICARTMRNTVELLKPGVLVVTPGDRDDIILAVSLAAINGVPLAGLLLTSDTLPDPRIMDLCRGAFQAGLPVLSVSTGSYDTANQLNSLNKEIPIDDRERAEIITDFVASHLDARWLHQRCGTPREMRLSPAVFRYQLVQRAQAANKRIVLPEGSEPLTVQAAAICQARGIARCVLLAKPADVEAVARAQGIELPEGLEILDPDLIRQRYVEPMVALRKSKSLNAPMAEQQLEDTVVIATMMLALDEVDGLVSGVIHSTANTIRPALQLIKTAPGCTLVSSVFFMLFPEQVLVYGDCVMNPHPSAAELAEIALQSADSAAAFGITPRVAMISYSSGDSASGEEVEKVREATLLAHEQQSSLLIDGPLQYDAAANETVARQLAPNSQVAGKATVFVFPDLNTGNTTHKAVQRSADCVSLGPMLQGLRKPVNDLPRGAQVDDIVYTIALTAIQAANRPMDI
- a CDS encoding DUF3565 domain-containing protein, which codes for MGRDLLHKNEERTSLNKDLPESEQNPDRRGRSTASFIIGFHQDEDLHWVAELSCGHTQHLRHQPPWQSRAWVLDAAQRLEKIGQPFACGWCAQARE
- a CDS encoding FKBP-type peptidyl-prolyl cis-trans isomerase, producing the protein MTIAANKAVSIDYTLTNDAGEVIDSSAGGAPLVYLQGAGNIIPGLEKALEGKNVGDELTVAVEPEDAYGEYSAELVSTLSRSMFEGVDELEVGMQFHASAPDGQMQIVTIRDLDGDDVTVDGNHPLAGQRLNFQVKIVAIRDASQEEVAHGHVHGEGGHHH
- the rpsT gene encoding 30S ribosomal protein S20; amino-acid sequence: MANTPSAKKRAKQAEKRRSHNASLRSMVRTYIKNVVKAIDTKDAEKAQAAYVLAVPVIDRMADKGIIHKNKAARHKSRLNGHIKALNVAAAA
- the murJ gene encoding murein biosynthesis integral membrane protein MurJ produces the protein MNLLKSLAAVSSITMISRVLGFVRDTLLARIFGASMATDAFFIAFKLPNLLRRIFAEGAFSQAFVPILAEYKTQQGEEATRTFIAYVSGLLTLVLMLVTIAGMLAAPWVIWATAPGFANTPEKFALTTDLLRVTFPYILLISLSSLAGAILNTWNRFSVPAFVPTLLNVSMIIFALFLTPYFDPPVMALGWAVLAGGLAQLLYQLPHLKKIGMLVLPRLNLKDTGVWRVMRNMLPAILGVSVSQISLIINTAFASLLVSGSVSWMYYADRLMELPSGVLGVALGTILLPTLSRTYASKDRQEYSRILDWGLRLCFVLVLPCSLALGILAEPLTVSLFQYGQFSAFDASMTQRALIAYSVGLLGIIVIKVLAPGFYAQQNIRTPVKIAVFTLIVTQLLNLVFIGPLAHAGLALAISAGACINAGLLFYQLRKQQMFQPQPGWGMFALKLLVAVGAMSAVLLGLMHFMPAWDEGHMLERFMRLGLLVVVGVVVYFGMLLLQGFRLRDFNRKSLG
- the ribF gene encoding bifunctional riboflavin kinase/FAD synthetase, translated to MQLVRGLHNLRPEHRGCVATIGNFDGVHRGHQAILGRLRERAVELGVPSCVVIFEPQPREYFTPETAPARLARLRDKLQLLAEEGVDRVLCLAFNQRLQSLSAAEFVDRILVDGLGVQHLEVGDDFRFGCDRVGDFDFLQHAGVNQGFTVEAAQTVELDGLRVSSTQVRNALAAADFALAERLLGRPFRIAGRVLHGQKLARQLGTPTANVQLKRRRVPLTGVYLVSVDIDGQSWPGVANIGVRPTVAGDGKAHLEVHLLDFAGDLYDRRLTVVFHQKLREEQRFASLEALKTAINADVAAARALAAPSAHR